In Citrus sinensis cultivar Valencia sweet orange chromosome 3, DVS_A1.0, whole genome shotgun sequence, the sequence TCAGGTGAAATTGAAAAGTTACCTTTAATTTCTCATACtaatatttaacaataataaaattcacgCAGCACTCTTCGTTAAATTTCTGGCTACTAAACTACaagttcaaaaatttttaagcaTCAAATTCTAGACTTCCTGACTTCCCCACTTTTGTGCtctcataattataaaataattgtgacagaattaataataaaagctcgagaattttacaatatatatGTAACAAAATTAGGGGTGGTCTGTCGTTTTTTAAGCAATTTCAACCTCCCACTCAGATACCaccattagaaaaaaaaaactcacgcATATTCCTGTAATTTAAGAGTCCTTAATTTACTGGGAGATTGTAGACCAGTGGTGGTAtctattaatttcaatagaaaaattggcaatctcccttatttcatatttaatgcaaattcctcctattaattttatgtatttgcCAGGCGTGAGTCGGAACTTATAAATGAAGTTGTTAATCACATTTTGAAGAGATTAGATGAAGTGTTTCGGCCGCGTGATAACAAAAACCAACTGGTTGGAGTGGAATCAACAGTTGAGGAAATTGAATCTCTATTAGGTGTTGAGTCGAAAGGTGTTTACGCTTTAGGGATTTGGGGCATTGGTGGTATAGGCAAAACAACAATCGCTAGAGCTATTTTCGACAAAATCTCGGGTGATTTTGACGGTTCTTGCTTCCTCGAAAATGTTAGAGAAGAGTCACAAATACCAGGAGGATTAGCTTGCTTACGacaaaaacttctttcaaatttattgaagGATAAAAATGTGATGCCTTATATTGACctcaattttaattagaagGCTCAGTCGCATGAAGGTTCTGATTGTTTTTGATGATGTGACTTGCTTCAACCAATTGGAATCTTTAATCGAAAGTCTTGATTGGCTTACGCCTGTGACTCGAATCATAATAACCACcagaaataaacaagtgctTAGAAATTGGGGGGTGAGGAAAATATATGAGATGCAGGCATTAGAATATCATCACGCTCTTGAGCTTTTTAGTCGACATGCCTTCAAACGAAACCATCCTGATGTTGGTTATGAGGAACTTTCAAGCAAAGTAATGAAATATGCTCAAGGTGTTCCTTTAGCTCTTAAAGTTTTGGGTTGCTTTCTgcataaaagggaaaaagaagtCTGGGAAAGTGCAATAGATAAATTGCAAAGAATCCTCCATCCAAGTATTCTTgaggtattaaaaataagttatgaTAGTTTGGACGATaaggagaaaaatattttccttgatGTTGCTTGTTTCTTTCAAGGTGAGCATGTAGATCCAGTAATGAAATTCTTTAATGCAAGTGGCTTCTACCCAGAAATAGGAATGAGTGTTCTTGTTGATAAATCTCTCATTGCTATCGATTCATACATCAAGATAACAATGCATGATTTACTACAAGAATTGGGTAGGGAAATTGTTCGACAAGAATCAATTGATCCTGGAAACCGCAGTCGGTTGTGGCATCATGAGGATATCTATGAAGTTCTTACGTATAATACGGTAAGCAGTTTGTTTAAAAACTTGATGTGAATATATTTACATACGCTCACACTCATGAGTCTTAGAAATGCGATGACAGTTTGTATAACCGTTTGTAAGCATAATTGATATGTATTACTTGTGTTATTATGTTTCTTCGTGCATTTGCAATCAAGAGTTTAACTGCCTAGCAGTAACTATAAACATGAATTATTGAAATTCGATATGTGTAATGACAGAGAGCCCCACTCCAATCCCACATAAACTCCATgcaagaataaataaaaattgaattaacaaCTATCAATTAAATGAAGTTCAATTCATTAGtggaatatatatatcatctttcatttgattttaactttattGGTTTTGTATTTACTTTTAGGGGACAGAAAAAATTGAGGGCATCTGTTTGGATATGTCAAAAGTAAAAGAGATTCGTCTAAATCCTAATACTTACACAAAGATTcctaaattgagatttttaaagttCTATAGTTCATCAATCAATGGAGAGAACAAATGTAAGATATCTTATTTGCAAGATTCCGGATTTGCTGAAGTGAAATATCTTCACTGGTATGGATATCCGTTGAAGTCATTGCCTTCAAACCTTAGTGCAGAGAAACTTGTGTTACTTGAAGTGCCTCATAGTGACATTGAACAACTTTGGGATTGTGTGAAGGTATGGATATCTTATTATATATGTGCAATCTCTCAATAacaacattaaattattatacgTGGTAACGATTTTTTGTCGGCCTCTTTTTTGACTGAGCAGCATTATAGTAATTTAAACCAGATAATCCATGCTGCCTGCAATAAGCTAATTGCTAAAACTCCAAATCCCACGTTGATGTCACGTCTGAACAAGCTAGTTTTCTTGAATCTAAGAGGTAGCAAAAACCTGAAAAGTCTTCCATCTGGAATATTTAGCTTTGAATTTCTTACCAAACTTGATCTTTCGGGCTGctcaaaattgaaaaggcTTCCAGAGATCTCATCAGGTAATATAAGCTGGTTTTTTTTAAGGGGGACTGCAATTGAAGAATTGCCCTCATCAATTGAGCGTCTACCTAGGCTCGGGTACTTGGACCTTTCAGATTGTAAAAGGCTTAAGAGTCTCCCAAGCAGCCTATGTAAGTCGAAATCTCTCGGAGTTCTTATTCTCTGTTGTTGCTCAAATCTTCAAAGATTGCCGGAATATCTTGGCCAATTTTCCTTGCCAATAGTATTGAATCTAGTGAAAACCAATATTGAGAGAATACCAAAAAGCATTAACCAACTTGTCATGTTGCGATACGTCCTCTTAAGTTATAGTGAGAGGCTTCAATCCTCACCAAAGCCTTTATTCATTGAACGAGGTCGCCTGGCACTGCAACCATTTTTAGGTTTGTTCTCTAAGTTATGAATCTTATaggcagttttttttttactggactaataattttaaattgtaagGTGATTCTACTACAGGAATTGTTCAAGATACCCTGAGCCATATGCTAGATGTACTTTTGCAAGAAATATGGGTAAATGTGTGTCTTTAACTCTCTCTACTTACAATTTCTACaatcgttttttttttgggcgtttaaaattatgttttttcgGTACAGAGAGGTTTTTCCATGGGCAAAGTTCATATAGTACTACCTGGGAATGAAATTCCAAAGTGGTTTAAGTTTCAAAGTGTGGGATCT encodes:
- the LOC127900748 gene encoding disease resistance protein RUN1-like, translated to MQALEYHHALELFSRHAFKRNHPDVGYEELSSKVMKYAQGVPLALKVLGCFLHKREKEVWESAIDKLQRILHPSILEVLKISYDSLDDKEKNIFLDVACFFQGEHVDPVMKFFNASGFYPEIGMSVLVDKSLIAIDSYIKITMHDLLQELGREIVRQESIDPGNRSRLWHHEDIYEVLTYNTGTEKIEGICLDMSKVKEIRLNPNTYTKIPKLRFLKFYSSSINGENKCKISYLQDSGFAEVKYLHWYGYPLKSLPSNLSAEKLVLLEVPHSDIEQLWDCVKHYSNLNQIIHAACNKLIAKTPNPTLMSRLNKLVFLNLRGSKNLKSLPSGIFSFEFLTKLDLSGCSKLKRLPEISSGIVQDTLSHMLDVLLQEIWRGFSMGKVHIVLPGNEIPKWFKFQSVGSFINLEMPPDFFNNSIMQGIAFSAILAFSSRHVDPPDMRNQNGNFGDSFLKLEERLKENTEKLQSWRNALKEFMPSLSGFHSLNIT